The following nucleotide sequence is from Coffea eugenioides isolate CCC68of chromosome 3, Ceug_1.0, whole genome shotgun sequence.
AGGGAATCCCAAAGGTGCCGTCTCTTCGGTTTCCCCCAATTGCCTATAAATAGGGGCCCTTTTTACCGTTTCATTTTTCAGCAAAAATTGTAAATCACCTCAGAGCTCTGTTCCTGCGCTTCTTCACTTCGGCAATTTTCCAAACAGCTTCTTCAAAGTAAGtccacttcattcttcttcgtAGTAATGGCCAGAACGGCCCGCACACACAAGGAAACGGTGAGGCCTGACTTTACCGAGGCAGAGAGGCCTGACCCCACCGAGGAGAGAACTGCTGACGTCGGGGATGGGGGTGCCGAGGCGTCTCACCAAGCCGGGGCAGTTCAAGGGCAACAGGATGCCGAGGCGGAGCAGCAAGAGGAAATCGAGGTCGAACCCGAGATCCTGTATAATGATGACCTCGGTAATGAGGTCCCTAAGGACGCAGGCGTACAAGAACCATCCACTCCTCCAAACGTGTCGACGCTCAACTACGGACAGATGCCTGCCTTCCGCAGTATCATGGGGCGAGACTCTGTCGCCGAGGTGGTCCGCAGGTATCCCTGGAGGAAGGACTACAACATTTATATACCTGAGCCACACCAGTCCGCCGCGTTGCCTCCGAAAGGGAGAGTGGCAATCTACGTAGAACAACTGGAGGCCGGGCTCAGGGTGCCCACGACAAGATTCCTCCGAGACTGCCTGAGGTACTGGGGAGTGAGAATCACTCAGCTCACCCCAAATGCCATTCGCGTCCTCGTCGGCTTCCAGCTGCTTTGCCGACATCAAGAGATAGAGCCCACTGTCAACCTCTTCCGCCGTTGCTACTCGCTCAAAAACAGCGGGAATGAAAAGGGCTGGTTCTACTTCGGGAACAAAGTTCCCAAACTAGTAGTGGACGCTCCGAGCTCAATAAAGGAGtggaaaagaaatttcttttttgtCCCGGCCGAGGACTTCCCCAGGGGGTTCTGGTGGAGGCCTCCCACCCCGATTAAAGAGACGTCTCCAGGCAAATTGGAAGAGCGCAACCTCCAAAAGTTAACGGGGTCGGGCCTCAGAATTAACTGCTGGGATTTTCCCGAAGTGGTACTCGTGAAAGGCGGCCTCAGCCGAGCCTTGATCAGCTCGAATCACCCCGTCCTCCTTTCGACTAGGCTGAAAAGACCTTGTACTTTTCCATTTCCCTTCTTTATGTATTCATGTTGAGTTCTAACTAACTCTCTCTCACTTGCTGCAGTGACAAAGATTTCCGACCTGATAACCTCGGGAGATGTCGAGGTAGCAAAGAGGGCACCCAAGAAGCGTAAGGATGCGGTTGAGCCCTCTACCAGGCCAAGTAAGAAGACCACCACGGCGACGCAGAAGTCCACCGCGGCAATGAGCAGCcgcgagcctgccgtgatgattGTAGGTTAAGGCTCACACACCTCGGCCACGCCTGGGAAGTCCAAGGCCTCTGCCATCCCGGTAGGGATTCCTATCCGAGGTGTGACGATAGCCAATCCACCTCGAGGTCAAGGCGTGACCGTGATCCCGGAGAAACCTGTCACGGGGTCATCACTGTTCAACCTCCATCACGTACCCTCGAAGGAGGCCGGGGATGACAAGAGGCACCCCGGGGCGCACTGGTGCCGGAGTGGGACATCAATGTCAACGACCGCTGTAAAAATCCCTTGGTCGCGCACGAGCTTCTGGTGCACTCCGTGCTGCCTAGGGATAATACCTATGCGAGGAAACTCACTCCTGCCGAGCTGATGCAGAGCGCCTCGGTCTCCTGGGCCTCTACCTCGGCTTTCTTTGCCGAGATGCTCCAGCGTTATGGGCATTTCATGCAGACTTACAAGCCACCCGCCGAGCTTCAGAAAAGGATCACCGATCTGGAAAAGAAGCTGAGGGCCACTGAGCTGGAGCGAGACAAGGCCGAGAAGGGAAGGAAGAAGGCCGAAGTCGCCAACAACTCCCTGATCACTGCCCTTGATGAAGAGAAAGGGAGAAGGGCCCAGGAAGAGCAGTCGAACAAAGAGGCCATGGACAAAGCCGAGGTCACTGCTGTGGAGGCCTTCCGGAAGTCGGAGTCCTTCACTCGCGACCTCGGCGAACTCACACGCCCATCCTTTATGCTTGGCTACACTTCGGCTGTCAATGATGCAATGCCTTTCATTTCTTCTGAGCAGCTGGAGTCCCTTCAAAGCGCTTCTCACTACAATGAAGATGTCAAGGAGCTGTGCGACCGTATGGCCGAGGGCATCCAGGCCAGGAGAGACCTAGCCGAGGTTCGAGCTGAATTCAACAAGTGGCTCCAGGAGTTTGAACTAGATGGTGAGGGCAGTGAAGGGAGTCAATCCGGCAGCGGGGCTGAAGGGCAACAGGATGCCGAGGCAGGTGGAGAAACCATAGGGGAGCAAGGCTCCGGGGCAGGGAATGCTTAGAGGCatcccttttttgtttttgtaggccGAGGTCATAGATGACCTCACAGGGAATGCTTAGAAGCACCCCTTTTTTGTACTTGTAGGCGTGACCTCGGTCTTCTACTTCAATTCAATGGACTTCCATGTTTTTGCAATCTTCTTACTTCAGTtcggttttattttctttactgCTGCTTTGTCCccttatttttcacttataaCGAAACAAGAAGAAGTgaaaaataactcaagacttaaaattaaaaaacaCGTACCCCTCAAGGGCAATACAGTTTAAGATTTTCGGCATGCCAAGTTCGAGGCACCCGAGACCCATCTCGGTACGCTAATTTACAGTATCCATTTTGGCTGGACTCGACAACGCGATAGGGTCCCTCCCACTTAGGATTCAGTTTGCCCTGAGGTTCAGCTCGGCTGACCGAGTTCTTCCGGAGCACGAGATCTCCCGGGCTGAACCGTAGGTGTTTGACCCGAGTATTGTAGTAACCAGTTAGGATATTTTTATAGATAGCAACTTTGGCCGCGGCCATATCACGTTTCTCCTCGGCGAGGTCGAGGTCAACCCGCCGCTCCTCCTCGTTGACTTCGACAGCATACGCGGCCATCCGTGGGCTCGGCGTTATGAATTCGGTTGGGACCACAGCTTCTGACCCATACGTCAAAGAGAACGGGGTCTCTTGGGTTGCCGACCTCGGAGTGGTCCTGTAGGACCACAAGACGCTGGGGAGTTCTTCTACCCATGACGATCCACCTCGGTATAATCTGGTTTTAAGGCCGTGGAGGAGAGTGCGGTTAAAGTTTTCGGCCTGTCCATTGGCCTGAGGGTGTCCTACCGAGGTAAAATATTGTTTGATTCCCAGGTTTTGACACCATATCTTGAAAGGGTTGTCAGCGAACTGCCTTCCATTATCCGAGATGACCACCCGGGGTAGGCCGAAGCGACAAACGACGCTCTTCCAGAAGAATTTTTGAACTGCTGATCCGGTGATGCTTCTCAAAGGCTCAGCCTCAACCCATTTGGTGAGGTAGTCTACCGCCACCACCGCGTATGCAAAATTGCCTGGGGCCCTGGGGAATGGTCCGATTATATCAGTCCCCCACTGTTCGAATGGCCATGGCGAAGTGATGGGGATCATAAGATTGGTTGGCTGGTGATGCTCTGGGGCATGATGCTGACAAGAAGGACAGCTAAGGACCATGACCTGGGCATCCACCCTCAGGGTGGGCCAGAAATATCCGAGCAGCAAAGCTTTTTTAACGAGCATCCTGTAGCCGACGTGAGCACCACAAAGTCCTTCATGAATGTCTTGCAGGATCTTCTCCCCTTCTTCCGGAGTGATACATCGCAGCCATGGGCCGAGGTATGACCTCTTGTACAGGAGATCGTCCCGAAAAGCGTACCGAGCTGCTTTTCGTTGCAGTTTCCGGGACCCGACTCGGTCTTCAGGAAGTTCACCCCGGCTGAGAAATCGGAATAGCGGTCCCATCCAGGTGTCCCCTGGATAAATTGGACATATAACTTCCCCCACATATCCTGGCTCGGCCAAGACTTCCACAAGAACTGTCTTGTTCAGGTCAGAGAAGGAGGTAGAAGCGAGCCGAGAGAGGGCATCTGCCCTCCTATTATGTGACCGCGGTATTCTTTGGATTTCAAAAGACTCGAAGTGTGCCACCAGTTGGAGGACTTTGGAGAGGTAGCGATGCATCACCTCTTCCCTAGCCTCGTATTCGCCTAGTATTTGGCACACAACGAGTTGGGAGTCACTATAGGCCAAGATGTGCGCGGCCCCTAGCTTACGAGCTAGTTGCAGGCCGACAATGACAGCTTCGTACTCAGCCTCGTTGTTAGAAGCGGCGAAGTCAAATCTCAAAGCATATGAACATATTTCTCCTTGGGGGTCTTCGAGGAGCAAATATGCTCCACTACCCTCACTGTTAGACGAGCCATCCACATGTAGAATCCACCGCTGAGGCTCGGCAGTAGGAGAAATGTTAGCCGAGGTACTGTCCTTCACCTCATCAAAGGTGAGCTCGGCTAGAAAGTCTGCGAGGGCCTGAGCCTTGATTGCTGCGCGAGGTTCGTAAGACAGGTCGTACTCCCCCAGCTCGATAGCCCACTTGGTGAGGCGTCTAGAAGCCTCTGGCCGTGATAATACTTGCCGAAGTGGTTGGTCAGTCCTCAAGCATATGTGATGGGCTAGAAAGTAGGGCTTAAGCCTACGAGCTGCATGGATTAAGGTCAGCACGAGCTTCTCCGCCTGAGTGTATCTGGTCTCCGGACCTCGGAGGACTCGGCTGACATAATAAACGGGCATCTGTACACCTTCCTCCCTTATCAACACGGCACTTATCGTTTCGGCTGCAGCAGATAAGTATAAGAATAACTTGTCCCCTGGACGAGGTGAGGTGAGTGTTGGGAGGTGGTGGAGATATTCTTTCAATTGTTCGAAGGCCTGTTGACATTCCCCGGTCCAGGAGAAGCCGTCGGCCTTTTTTAAGACCTTGAAAAATGGCAATGCCTTGGAAGCTGATTGCGATAAGAACCGATTCAGGGCGGCCAACCGCCCCGTCAGCCTCTGGACATCACGAATGCACCGAGGTGAAGACATTTCTTGAATGGCTTTCACCTTGTCTGGGTTTGCTTCGATACCCCGTCTCGAGACGAGgtaacccagaaattttcccGAAGTGACACCGAAGACGCATTTCTTGGGGTTCAGCATCATCCGCGTCTTCCTTAGGACCTCAAAGACTTCTCTCAGGTCAGAGAGGAAGGAAGAGGTCGTCTGGCTTTTGAGGAGAATGTCGTCCACGTAGGCTTCGACATTTCGCCCGATCTGAGATTTGAAGGCTTGGTTGACCAAGCGTTGGTACGTGGCCCCGGCATTCTTTAGTCCAAAAGGCATGGTGGTGTAGCAATAGGTGCCTCGGTCAGTGTAGAATGCAGTCTTCTCCTGGTCCTCTGGACTCATGCCTATCTGGTGGTACCCCTTAAAGGCGTCAAGAAAGTAGAGGACCTCATAACCCATTGCTGAATCCACCAAGGTGTCGACTTTGGGCAGTGGGTAGCAGTCCTTGGGACAAGCTTTATTGAGGTCGGTGAAGTCGACGCACATCCTCCAAGCCCCGGTGTCTTTCTTGACCATGACCGGGTTGGATAACCAGGTCGGGTATTGGACTTCTCGGATTATTTTTGCAGGCAAGAGCTTGTCCACCTCTTCTTCGACAGCTCGGCTTCTCTCTGGGCCGAGGTGCCTCCTTTTTTGTTTGACCGGGCGTGCCTGTGGGTCAACATTGAGCTCGTGTATCATGAGGTGGTGCGGGACTCCTTGGACCTCATCTGCAGCCCAAGCAAAGACGTCCCGGTATTCTCGGAGGAGGTTCACCATTCCTGTCCTGACTGGGTCAGGCAAACAGATGCCGACACGGATCGTTTGGTCCGGATTCATGGGGTCCAGGGGAATCTCCTCCACCTCATCTCCGGTTTCAAGCTTCTGGAGCTTCACCGTTTGTTGAGGATCGATGCAATCAATCGAGAGAATGTCCGACCTCTTTTCTGACCTCGCATTAGAGGTGGATGGGGAGACCGCTTGTAAAGTGGCGAGATAACACTCCCGGGCTGTGCAAACGTCACTGCTGACCTCGGCAACCCCCGCGGGAATAGGGAACTTGAAGCTCAGGTGATAGGTGGAATATACTGCCCGCAAAGCATTAAGCGTGGGCCGACCTAGGAGAAGGTTGTACGGGGAATCGGCCCTTACCACGGTGAAGTTGACCGGAATGGTCCGACACCGGGGGTGGCACCCCACAGTTACCGTCAGGGTCACCATCCCCTCGAGATGCACAACATGTCCCCCGAAACCCACAAGGGGTGTCCTTACCGGGGTCATGCTTTCCCTGGCTAGTTTGAGGTTATCGAACGTGCGGAGGTACATGATGTCCACCGAACTTCCCGGGTCAATGTAGACTTTCTTCACGATATAGTTGTTGGTAAGCACTTCAATCACCAAGGCTTCGTGACTACTTGAAGCAGATGGGACGGGGTCACTAGGCCCGTAGGTTATCACCTCGGATAGACGAGAACTCGACTCAGCCTGATCCGGGTTAGCCTGCCTGTAGGTCCTCTTCCGGGAGTTTTGGCTATCCCCTCCCGTCGGACCTCCGGCAATTGTATTGATGACCCCATCTATGTTGGGTCCATACCCTAATCCGTGTCCTGAGGATCCGTCTCGGGGAGGCTTTTTCGTCTCCCTAGGATCCTCTGGAGGCCTGCAACTGCTTCTGGAGGGCCGCCTTTCGTCCCGGCGTTGATCACCCCGGTTATCTCGTCGGGGCTCATTACGTTGCTGACCTCCACCTCGGCGGATGAACTGCTTCAGGTGCCCCTGTCTGATGTGGTTCTCGATCTCCTTTTTGAGATCGTTGCAGTCCTCAGTTTCGTGCCCGATGTCCCGGTGGTACAGGCAGTAGAGGTTCGAGTTCCTCTTATCCCGGCTGCCGAACATCTTGGGAGGTGCCTTTCCAAGATTGTTTTGTTCCATCACGGACAGCACCCGAGACCGGCTAGTGTTCAAAGGAGTCAGCTCGGACTCAGGGATAGGTGACCTCCCCTTGGATATCCTGTCGAACACACTACGACGATCTCGGCCTGGCCCTTGGAAGCCACTTCCTGTCCCCACCTCAGTTCAGCCAAGCTCTTTTCCCTTTCGGGGGTCGGCCTTCGGGCGAGCAGCTTGAACCTCCTTTTTCATGCGGTTGAGGTCTTCGGCTTGTATGCCCTTCTCAACTTTTAACCACAGCTCGTGGAGGGTACGGGGATATTTCTTATGAATCCCCGTGTTGAACACCCCGAAAACGAGCCCATGGGTGAAAGCGACGATGGTAACCTGCTCATTAGGATCAGGTATCTGCACGCTTTCTTCATGGAACCTCTGAACATACGACCGAAGTGACTCACCCGGGTTCTGCTGCATGTTCAGCAGGTAAGCCGAGGTTCGGGTCGTAGGTCGGGATGAAATGAACCTATGGAGAAATCTTTCCACCAGTCCTCCCAGGGTTGAGATGCTCCTAGGTTCTAATCCGCAGAACCATTTTCGAGCTGTCCCCTGGAGGAATACTGGGAAGGCTCGGCATATGATGGGGTCAGGGTTGCAGTATAAGCGGAAGGCCGAGATGAAGGCATGGATATGATCCTCGGGATCACCTCGGCCGTCATAAGACGGTATCGCGGGAAGCTTGAAGTTTGGAGGAAGCCTTTCCTCGTTAATGTCGTCAGTGAAGGGCGGGGCCCTCATATAATTCACCCCGGGTATTCCCAGGGGTCGAGGTTCCTCCTCAGGTCGTCGCCCTAGGAGTCCTCGGGAAAATGCCTTGGTCATGGAAGCTACCTTAGAAGTGGCCTTAGAAAATGCCCGCTTCGAAGCACTTCGGCTGAGGCGTCTCCCATCAGATTCCTCGTCGGATGAACCTTCAGGGGATCCCTCTGACTTCCTTTTGGAGGACTCAGCTTTCTGCTTGCCCTGCCTTTTTAGGTACCTCCCCAACTCCTCAAAGATGTTGGGGTTCTCGGTTACAAACTCGGCCATACGTGTTATGGCCTCTTCGTTTGCGGGCTGGGTCCTTGGGGACTCCTGCCCTTCTGAAATATCTTCCTGTTGGGCTGCATTGCTTTGCTCAGCACCAATGGTGAGAGCTTTTCTGCTCTTAGAACGCGTAGGCTTCATACTTTGGTATCTTTACGTTTCCCACAGACGAcgccaattgaagaggtgaATTCTGTACTGCTGGAGTAAACCTTCTGAGTACTCTGGGTGGTCCACTGGGACGAGGTCACCTGCTTAAGTTGCTAGAGGGGCTGAATCCCCCGGTAGAACTCCGAAACTTAAGTCAGTTCGGGAATGAGAGAATATGTGAATTGAAGAGAGTATCAATATGTCTTTACCAGATAATTGGTCATCATCCCCATCTTAATGGATACACTGGGTATTTATAGGGGATTTGTTGGGAAGAGGGACTGACAGCACAGGTCCCTAAAGATCTGAGATGGTCAGTGCATCTGGTGGATTTGACTGCTCTTTACGAAAAAGGTTTGATGGGACATTTGCCAGTCTCAGACGGCGTGTGTCAGAGTAGCTGTCCATCAGATGTCAGGCGTATCAAGTGTCAGTTCTCATCTGTCGTAAGCGTCCATCAATCAGGTGTCACCTCGGCTAATGACCTGAAGACTCAATCCGAGGTGATACACAGGCTTTGACGTCCTCGATGAGCAAGGTGCCGAGGTGGGACCTCGGGAGGAATCAGAGTACGAGGCTCGGTTTATCCGAGCCAAAATGACCATCCTCATCCTGCATTAGTTTTGTTCCAAACGTGACAATGTGATA
It contains:
- the LOC113766008 gene encoding uncharacterized protein LOC113766008 → MEQNNLGKAPPKMFGSRDKRNSNLYCLYHRDIGHETEDCNDLKKEIENHIRQGHLKQFIRRGGGQQRNEPRRDNRGDQRRDERRPSRSSCRPPEDPRETKKPPRDGSSGHGLGYGPNIDGVINTIAGGPTGGDSQNSRKRTYRQANPDQAESSSRLSEVITYGPSDPVPSASSSHEALVIEVLTNNYIVKKVYIDPGSSVDIMYLRTFDNLKLARESMTPVRTPLVGFGGHVVHLEGMVTLTVTVGCHPRCRTIPVNFTVVRADSPYNLLLGRPTLNALRAVYSTYHLSFKFPIPAGVAEVSSDVCTARECYLATLQAVSPSTSNARSEKRSDILSIDCIDPQQTVKLQKLETGDEVEEIPLDPMNPDQTIRVGICLPDPVRTGMVNLLREYRDVFAWAADEVQGVPHHLMIHELNVDPQARPVKQKRRHLGPERSRAVEEEVDKLLPAKIIREVQYPTWLSNPVMVKKDTGAWRMCVDFTDLNKACPKDCYPLPKVDTLVDSAMGYEVLYFLDAFKGYHQIGMSPEDQEKTAFYTDRGTYCYTTMPFGLKNAGATYQRLVNQAFKSQIGRNVEAYVDDILLKSQTTSSFLSDLREVFEVLRKTRMMLNPKKCVFGVTSGKFLGYLVSRRGIEANPDKVKAIQEMSSPRCIRDVQRLTGRLAALNRFLSQSASKALPFFKVLKKADGFSWTGECQQAFEQLKEYLHHLPTLTSPRPGDKLFLYLSAAAETISAVLIREEGVQMPVYYVSRVLRGPETRYTQAEKLVLTLIHAARRLKPYFLAHHICLRTDQPLRQVLSRPEASRRLTKWAIELGEYDLSYEPRAAIKAQALADFLAELTFDEVKDSTSANISPTAEPQRWILHVDGSSNSEGSGAYLLLEDPQGEICSYALRFDFAASNNEAEYEAVIVGLQLARKLGAAHILAYSDSQLVVCQILGEYEAREEVMHRYLSKVLQLVAHFESFEIQRIPRSHNRRADALSRLASTSFSDLNKTVLVEVLAEPGYVGEVICPIYPGDTWMGPLFRFLSRGELPEDRVGSRKLQRKAARYAFRDDLLYKRSYLGPWLRCITPEEGEKILQDIHEGLCGAHVGYRMLVKKALLLGYFWPTLRVDAQVMVLSCPSCQHHAPEHHQPTNLMIPITSPWPFEQWGTDIIGPFPRAPGNFAYAVVAVDYLTKWVEAEPLRSITGSAVQKFFWKSVVCRFGLPRVVISDNGRQFADNPFKIWCQNLGIKQYFTSVGHPQANGQAENFNRTLLHGLKTRLYRGGSSWVEELPSVLWSYRTTPRSATQETPFSLTYGSEAVVPTEFITPSPRMAAYAVEVNEEERRVDLDLAEEKRDMAAAKVAIYKNILTGYYNTRVKHLRFSPGDLVLRKNSVSRAEPQGKLNPKWEGPYRVVESSQNGYCKLAYRDGSRVPRTWHAENLKLYCP